CACACGTAGTTAAGTGAAATATCGCGAGCCATTACTGCAGCTGAGAAAATTGCTGCTTGATGCGCTTCTTACGAAGGAGTAAACATCTAGTATTCAAATGTTAATGAGCCGTTCCTTTATAATTCTGCCGATACAACTCTCTGTTCTGTCAGACTTAAGTTATACTTCAGTGGAAAAAAAGCaatgtgatttcattttttcccgATTCAAAATATGCtgatttttaagattttaaaatgatataaTTAGTCACGTAAAATCAAGGGAAACCTCCCAAATAGGTGAAAGTGGTTAAATTCAACTGTGACATGAATTACGAGTGACTGTAATAATCACAGTGGCGATATAAATTTTGACGGGAAGACTGTAATATTACTTACCTTTACGCTTGTTTTAAATAAACTGAGCCTGAAATCTAGATTAATGGACTTGAACATGAATCCTTGCAGTATCCGTACGACCTTCTAGCTACGTTGAACAACAGAAGCTCTATCAGTGACGTTGTTTACGTCAAACTCTTCAACCCAGAGAATGCAGCCAACTTGCCAGTTAGTGATCTTTCTGATGTTGTCAGATTCAGGATTCCACTGCATAGATACAGCAAGTCTGATGACACAGTCCCTGTGGTCAgttaattattttgtaacaaGACACTAGAATTACATAAGCCTGCGAGCTGTTTCTTTGTAAAGCGTGTCTAATTCCTTACCCTAAGAAACACTTATCTCGACTTTAATACCATTTTTAACTCGTATGAACACTTACCTCGACCCTTAAGACCATTTTTAACTCGTGCGAATATTTCTCTCGACCTTAAAACCACTTTTAATTCATATGTACACTTATCTCGACCTTTAGACCATTTGTAACTCATATGAACACTTATCTCGACCTTAAGACCATTTTTGACTCGTATGAACACTTATCTCGACCTTAAGACCGTTTTTAACTCATATGAACACTTATCTCGACCTTAAGACCGTTTTTAACTCGTATGAACACTTATCTCGACCTTAAGTCCGTTTTCACCTGCATGAACGCTTATGTCGACCTCAAGACAATTTTTAACTTCTATGAACACTTATCTCGACCCTAGTGCCACGTTTGGGACCCCTTAAGTTCGTTGTGGACCACAGAGGACATAATTACTGGCGCAACATCCCAAATTGGAAACGGAGGAGTATCAGTTGAATGTCAATATCAAAAGCTTGGATTCATCACTATTTTTGCTGTCAACTCTTCAATTCAATCAGCGCAGACTTCCACCTCTCAACCTCTCACAGTGTCCTCTCGACATCTCAACACCGAACAACTGGTTTACATACAGTTTAAGTTTGTTGccaattttgaagaaatcatTCCCAatgaagagaagaaaaaagaatttataATAGATTTTACGCAAAAAATAGCCGATGCTATGTCAATCAACAAATTTAGAATTGCAGATGTCGTTGTTCAGCCAGGAAGCATTCTCGTCTCTTTCACCCTGTTACCGGGAGGTCCTGGGGAGATAAGTGTTTCCATGGCTATGACAGAACTAAAGGATCAGGTAATGGGTGGCACTTTCTCTTTCATTCTGGCTGATGAAAGGAAGCTGGTGGCAGATTCTACGTCTTTCCTGACGTCTTCAACTGGGTGGCCCTCGACAGCATCAACACCTCAATACATCAGACCTACAACAACACGTGATGAACTAATCGAGACTTCAAGGGGTCTCAGCACCAGCACTCTGGTCGGCATCATCGTGGGCTCTGTGGTTGGCGTGGTTTTCGTTATTGTTGGTGTGATTGTGATCAGATTTAGAAATAGCAAAGGCAAAGTTGTGGAAGATATTTCTAATTCTCAGCTAAAATTGACGATCTCGCCTCGAAACTCAGTTGGTAATGAAATTTGTAGTTACTGTTAGTTTTTGATGAGTGCTGAATCCAAGCGTAATACCTAACACtaagaaaaacattgtaaaacatttctattttcgcaaaaaatttttgaaaatcataGCTTCAGACAACTTGAGATCGAAAAAGGTCGGAGTATACCTATATGTGATATTAAGTGATCTTCTTTGTCTCATTCATAGGCCACGATAATAGAGGGATAAAGCAAGAAAATTCACAAGGTAAACTTTTAAATCACGGCACTTTGAAATACTGGAAAGTAAGccaaaatgtttaaattttctcaATGTAAAGGCTAAAATTTCATTCCTTCTTTCTGGCAGATTACGAACAGAGTAATCAGTTTCCCATGATGGAATTTACAGAGGAAGGTAAGGAACGTCACTAATTCTCATCTGAAAGGCAATTTTTTTGCGCTTGGTTTGAAGTAAGGGTGTTTTTCTCTTAGATTACTGgaaaagaaggaggaaaaaattcaacaatgcatatgaaatttaaaattaaacttgtcAAAATTGTATTTGCACGTTCGTCTTTTTCAGTCGATTTGCCAGGGACGCCATATCACCCTGACCATTGCTGAAGACTTGCACTAAAGCCACAGGTGACGTGGATGCCGCAGTGTCCGTGCGCAGCTGTTATCTCAAGCTCTCAATATGAACCTTTTTTTGCACATTAATTATCCAACATAGTTGCATATCTAGTCAACAGTATTATTAATCACCATTCTGGGCTCGTTACCAGATTTTGTGGCTGAACTGCCAGGTTTTTCTCGCACGGCTATGATCAGGAATTTCGTTGTaaatctgatttttttcaactaatCTTAGCCCAATATCCAACATGGTTAGTTCGCCAAGTCAGTAGAGGAATCGTAGATACGAACAAGTTAAGATGACGTAAGATGAACTCCGGCCAATATCCCAAATAGGTCGATCCCGTTTGTTACCTGGTCTGATCTGTTTTCGATGTTTTGAAGTCTACAGTAGTATCATGCTATTATGCAAACAGTTGCCCTTTTGTGAATTGAATTCCTTACTTGTGATAACTTTAAAGAGAACATAAGGTAAATCAGAAAAACTGATCAACACAAAACGACGATGACACCAATAGCGTGAAGATCGCACAAGATGAACCATAAGAGTGTTACTCCACTATCATTTATACCACTTTCGTTTGTCGTGGATGTCAAATTTCACTGTATAAAGGTAAAAAGATTATGGGGTAACACTTAATCCATTTATGTCATCATTTTCTCCATGGCCATAAGGTAATTGAATCTGAACTTTTTAGTACATACATGTAGCGTTATTCCTGTAGCCCCCCAGCACTGCATATATTTGTCAGCTTTTGTGGCTCATAACTGAGACACCCTCCTTACGTAAATTTCCTACTGCATTATAGTCAAGCCCAAAGCTTGGAGGTAAGTAACCCCATAACCTCTTAGGCTTCTATGACTATgaacctttttttgtatttaaccgagaataaaattgataaaactcaaaatgAAGCGAATTTCTTTCTTATTAAATATTGGAGcaagaaataaaagatattgGTGCTAGAAGTTAGTCAGCCTGACTGCATTTCCCGTTGCAGCTATGTGTGCCCAGTAAAACACTTTTGGAAGCATCTCTGCTATAAAAATGTATAGTCATGTTACACTTTCTCCTTTCAAAGTTTGCATTATCTCTCTTAGCATCAATCgcaacatttttttcaccaCACTTTTTCATTACCAGGTTATCGAAATTCAATCAAAAATTACGATTCTCGATCTGTTCAAATCTCGAATAACCCAACGGGGTAAGACTATTGTTTTGGTTGAATCAATGAATACTACCAAACCTTTAACATAACCTTTCTCACGTGAGCTGGAATCTGAAATTACAGATTTGTTTATGCGTGCATTAAATTTCGATGATTTCTTAAATCATGGAGTAACGTGCAAAAATACGACATCGAAACATTTAAACATCAAATCTGGCTTTATTTATGTCTAGTTCCATTTAAATATATCATATATGGCCCTTAAAAAAAGCACTCGTATAAAAACGGTATAATTTACATGTGGTACGACTGTTTAAGTGTTTGGACAACTAAAGTTTGCagaaaactttcttgaaaatacTTCCTACTTCATCATGAAACCAAAACTAAACTTATTTCGAAACACGCCGTTGATTTCAAGTAGTCTTACCTTATTTTATCTTACTTCTTGTTTTATGTCATTATATTTAATTTGTTGTGAGCAAAATGGAGGAAAGTTTGAAATCTACATAGACATGTAAACAATGTAAATATCAGTGGATCTTGTGGGAATAAAAAGGGGGTTCGACTTAATACAAGTCGTGATCTCTTCAACATTTTAATACATgcatcaacaaagaaaaaatgaaacaaacgatAATCAGTGGATGATAGGACAAATTGTTTCGTTTACAAAACTTTCGCTTCAATGcggtaaaatttttttcagcttgaaaaaaaatgtaaaattttgtaTCCATGAGTCTAAAAACTGGAATGAGCATGGAAGTACTTTGGCATACTTTCTATTTAATACTATTTCGAAGAATCGAGCAACGAACTTGCGATGCAAATCTTGAACAAGGAATACTGCTCGAGATAATAACAATACTCATTGTAACCATTTTTATACAAAAATAAGGGCTAGCCTATCCTTATCATTTAAGTCTTACGATCTGTTGTTTCCCTTTGGCTAGTAAGATCTTTTGAGGGAAGCTTTCCTAAAAGTGTTGAAGACCTGTGTTTAAAACCTTCCCATCATCTTAAAATAATCCTGAGAATTAGAATGAGCCTGAGGATTAAACTCCGTCATGTTCCCGTCAGATACAGAGCGTGGAAACTGCTCTTTATTCTCAATGATCTCAGGTTCGACCATGATTGGCTCTTGTGGCTCTATTGTTGTTGGTGCAAACAGAGAGGAAGGGGTAGATACATCACGAGACCCATATTGGTTCTCCCCTTCTGACTCGTACCCTTGGTTGTGGTCACCAAGCGCATGTTGGTCGCCTGCCTCTGTGTCTTCATCATCACAAATAAGTTTTGGAGTAAAATCCGCTGGCCCGACCGGCTCCTGGCTGGGTTCAAGCATTCCAGGTAGGTATGAGGTTCGGGCCCAGTCATAGCTGGCCAAGGCGCGTTCGTTCACTTTGGGGGGCTTTTTGTATCCCATATCAAATTTGGAAAGCTCCTTTGCTTCTGCTTCTGTGGATGAGTGATCTAATTTGAGTTAAGGTTGCAGGTAAACTTGATGAATCTTCCTCATGATATTATCATTTTCAGCTTAGGTTTGGACAAGGAACTCACTGTTTTGAGAAAttctaaatttgaaaaagtCTCGGTGAAACCTTTTATGAGTTAACGGATtccatgaaattaaaaatgaacaGGGTTACTTCCTTCAAAAACCTTTGAAGTAGAGTTTGGAGGAGAAGTCTAATTGGATAATGAACAATTTACCCAGTTTCATTTAACAATAGGACCATTTTGGAAAAGGTCAAATAAAACTACTTGTTTAGTCAATACAAGAAGATATTTATGATACCTTTAGCACGCCGTTTCATCTCTCTCTGCTcctgctttcttttcttcctttccagGTCTTTCATCGGCGTGCTGTTTACCCCGGTGAATTTGTTTCGTTTAAGCCACCAGGAGTGAATGGCACACATGCAgcacacaaaaacaacaaagcaaGCAAATCCCACTGCTAAGCTAATTATGATTGGCTTGTAGTTAGTTTCCAATGGGTGATAAGTCGTTGGGGCATATGTGGTTGACACGTGACTGATGTCAGGTGCAACACTGGTGCTTGCAACCACTAACAGACTGGCTGTTGATGCTGAAGTGAAAAGCGTACACTACTTAGACTTTCACTTTTGTGATGAAATATATACTTTGCGGCgaattaaaataaactattcTCGGTGATAATGTTTCCTTTTGCAATATACAACTCTCTTCAGAAATATTTTACATCGTTTCCATAAACACTGATAAAAATTAGATTTCGGCCTGCTTCTAAGAGGCATTGAAAAGCCAGTCCTTAGGCAAATTTTGACGTGGCGTATGCCAAAAACATGTCATAATTGTTACTGCCGCAGTAAAGGGATAATTGTCTCATCCTCTCTTGTCTGAGTATGATTATAATCTCCAACAGTGAAAGCATTAAGTCACTGCCCAGCCCCTTACAAAGCTGGACCgacttattcaaatattttgtaagAATAGCTCTTCCCTTATGAAATTATCCCTGTAGTCTCCCTTTCTTAACTTAATTTGCAAAAATGAATTACCCATAATTTCTCTCTCTGGTCATCTAATATCtgggaaacattttttctttgccgGGTTGCGTAATAAGCCCCTTTTGTACAAATTAAACAtctttaaaattaacaaaaaatgatCGTCTAGAAAGGCTTATGCACGTGTTTATGTAGGCTTATGCACGTGTTTATGTAGGCTTATGCACGTGTTTATGTAGAAGTGATGAtaagaagtaaaaattgaaGACCTCAAGCAATTCATCTCGAGAATTAAGCCATTATAGAAGTGGCATGCAATTGGATGGaggaaagaaaagttaatgTTGAATCAAGTAAAGTGATCCCTTATGCTACCATTACTTCATGTCCCTCGATACATCATACCGAGATATATCACCTTATACATCTTaggatatttttattttaactcaCCGATAGACACAGTTGCTGAACTGTGTTCTGTGGTCGAAGTTGTATGGGCTGACaaggtggaaaaaaaagcagttacATGTAAGTTTTGCTACGTACGCTGAATGCTAAGTCTTTAGCAATAATTCATTCACAGGAACAAATCTAAATTGCCTATAATCAATTCAGCATCAATGGTTAGATTATTTCGCACTGACTTGAATGCAGATATAGATATGGATATACTGACACAAAGGTGATAGGAAACTCCACAGTGACAGTGCTCAGTTTTTCAGCTGATAGAACAATGCGTATAGGACAGTACTTATAGGACGATACTTTGACtgatttgttttctctattcgTTAACCGTTCGAGTGTGGACAAGAGAGCTATTGAGGCCCGTCTGGAAAATTATTCTTTAAGAACTGATGACGAACCTCACCTGGAACACAGCTTATGGTTTTCCAACACAGTGTCTCGTTGTAATGATCTTGAGTGAGACACGTTTTGTTATGCGGGCAATAGGTTTGATTTTGTCCTGTGCAGTTACATTCTGTTAAATTATCGACACATCTCAGCACCTCGGGCAAACTGCAATTAAACTAATTGAAAAAGAGTAATGTTTGGCTAAATTTATTTCTCTAACATTCGGCTCGACATCAGTAAGAAAGTCTTTCTGAAGCTGGTGGGGGGCTGACGGCTGGCGGCTTAAAAACACGGCTCCCGGACTATCGGCTTCAATCATTTATTACATGCTTGACAATTCGACACTCTCACTTGGCGTAAGAGCGAGAGCTGCAGCAATATATCGATTAAAAGGATTACCAAAGCTCCTGTCTACTGTTTGCGGATTTACATCAGTATTTGCTGCTGTTGAAACATTTAATGGAAGAGTTGGAAATGCTTAGCTAATTATTGATTTCTTGACTTAATTAATTGGCGACAGTCgagattttcaattttggatGATTGAAAGTTAACCCCATGGAGACCCAACTACAAAAACATCTTACTTGCCTATCGAGTCACTGCGACGCGAGCAAAGCGCCGAACTTTTAATCCTAGTTTTCCGCTGAGTAAcctattttgaaattgtaaaatcGATTCTAAATCCCGGAAGTGTTCAAAGAAATTGTTAGCTTTGTAAGGAACCAATctatcattgaaaaaaaaattcaatttcggTCTGTGTTGTATTCTAGGCCAGTGCTCTCTCGCTGAGGACATGCATATCACGAAACTTAAGGATTAAGTGAGAGAGCAGGAAATGGGAGCAAGATATTAATTTGCGTGTTTGATCGAAGGGCGAATTCGAAGCCTTTGTGGACATTTTGTAAAATGTCTCAAGGAACAGATTTTGTGTCGTTAAACGCACAATATCGATCTTCTGGAATATTTTAGAAATCGCTTCAGGTTTAAATTAGATAATTACATAAACTCATAAGTCTAACCCTATGTCATTCATATAGAGCACACAGACttttaaaccaaaattattgatttcagtgttttgttgttgaattttAAATGACAAGTTGTTGCTTGGATACTACTGTAAACCATTTACGACTTCCGTGAGGTGTCAAAAATATGCTCTTCCTTGGATAAAAATCCCGACAAGGAAATTATTCATCAAAATGTTAGAAACTAAGCCATGTCGTCTTGAAGCGCTCTCTAAATTCATTGCCTAAAAAGGTATAACATTAGTTAACAACATTTTCACGTGAATCAACCAGCTTTCGAAAAATGACAGTTACTTTTCATAAGACTTTTGTACTGCTATTTCGTGGAAAATAGGGAATTCTCTCCCGTTCTTCCTCTGTGAACTGAAAAGCATAATttagatttcaatttttaggaATGCATGATTCTTGTATGATGTCGCAAAAATTCCGGGTTGTATTAATTGTACATAATAAAAACACATCGATAGCGTGCGATTATATTTCAATGATGCTTTTAAAACCAGGAGGCCTACAAACGGAGAAGACCATGAATAACATTTACTTCTCCTGTCAAACCTAAACAACTATTGTGTTCTACCAAGAGAAACTAAAGGCACGTTATTGGTTGTACGGAATGATTCAGCATAATACGACCAAACGCTATTTATATTCCATTTTGTCGCGTTAAAATTTCCGCGCGAGATTCTcttcaaaaaaacaacatatacAAACTTACTAGCTAGCTCATTTAAAATATGTTTGTATAAATATCTGTGGTGTTGCTTTACCTTTTGGCTGCTAGCGGTGGAAACATCAACTGAGAAAAATAGACAGATATCAGTTTTAAATCATCAGGTGTAGAATttagtaaaaatttaaattcgCAATCATCAGCATTAATGTAAATGAAACCATCTAAATTTTTCGGGCTCCATTTGGCCAAATGCAAATCTTATCGAGGGAACGAATTGTAAATGTTCTGGGGTACTATTTTCAACTTCACAATAAAGCCGAACTGACCGTGTTAAAGATTCATTATTTTCAGCAGTATTGCAGAGTGActataacatttttcttcataggAGTTTACCTGATATTATGGCTGCGATTAAGAGCGAACAACCGATCCCCAGAACCAACATTTTGGAGAAGATTTTGATAGTATTTGCCAGTATGGCTTTGAGCTCGAATGATATTTTTCAAGCGAATGCTGTGAGAATTACATGTCATCCTGCTCATTCAATATTAATGATATTTTCTTAATAAAACCAAGTTACCTGAATTACCCCGACACATGCCGTGCTAAAAGCTGTAAACAAGCTCAAACACTAACCCCAATAATAATCTCAAAATGCGAAAATTTTTCATAAGGATTGTCaatgattaaatttttatgGTTGTGGGATCGAGATATGAGAAGGAAGAGATGTTGTTTGCTATGGCTGTTAGAACTTAATGTTCTATGGGCGATATTAAAATAGTGGGCGGCCTCTTTCAATTTAAATACTTGTCGCTCACACCGTTTTATATGGCTCAGTG
This region of Pocillopora verrucosa isolate sample1 chromosome 3, ASM3666991v2, whole genome shotgun sequence genomic DNA includes:
- the LOC131774530 gene encoding uncharacterized protein isoform X1; amino-acid sequence: MLVLGIGCSLLIAAIISVDVSTASSQKFNCSLPEVLRCVDNLTECNCTGQNQTYCPHNKTCLTQDHYNETLCWKTISCVPAHTTSTTEHSSATVSIASTASLLVVASTSVAPDISHVSTTYAPTTYHPLETNYKPIIISLAVGFACFVVFVCCMCAIHSWWLKRNKFTGVNSTPMKDLERKKRKQEQREMKRRAKDHSSTEAEAKELSKFDMGYKKPPKVNERALASYDWARTSYLPGMLEPSQEPVGPADFTPKLICDDEDTEAGDQHALGDHNQGYESEGENQYGSRDVSTPSSLFAPTTIEPQEPIMVEPEIIENKEQFPRSVSDGNMTEFNPQAHSNSQDYFKMMGRF
- the LOC131774530 gene encoding uncharacterized protein isoform X2 → MLVLGIGCSLLIAAIISVDVSTASSQKFNCSLPEVLRCVDNLTECNCTGQNQTYCPHNKTCLTQDHYNETLCWKTISCVPAHTTSTTEHSSATVSIASTASLLVVASTSVAPDISHVSTTYAPTTYHPLETNYKPIIISLAVGFACFVVFVCCMCAIHSWWLKRNKFTGVNSTPMKDLERKKRKQEQREMKRRAKEAEAKELSKFDMGYKKPPKVNERALASYDWARTSYLPGMLEPSQEPVGPADFTPKLICDDEDTEAGDQHALGDHNQGYESEGENQYGSRDVSTPSSLFAPTTIEPQEPIMVEPEIIENKEQFPRSVSDGNMTEFNPQAHSNSQDYFKMMGRF